Genomic DNA from Salinibacter pepae:
TCTCCAGCCGCGGGGAAGAGGCGGTCGAAGAGGTTCGAGAAATGACGCGTGGCGGCGCACGTCACGTCATGGAGTGTGTCGGCGCCGCCTCGGCGATCGAAACGGCGATCAGCGTGTGCCGGCCGGGAGGGACGATCGGCTACGTCGGGGTTCCGTTCGGGGCCGAGGACGGAGGCCTGGACATGTTTCGGCTCTTTCGGGAGAACATCACGCTGCAGGGCGGCATCGCGCCGGTGCGGGCGTACATCCCCGAGCTGATGGACGACGTCCTTGACGGGACGCTCGACCCGTCGCCCGTCTTCGACAAGACCATCGGCCTGGAAGAGGTGCCCGACGGCTACGCCGCGATGGACGAGCGGGCGTCCATCAAGGTGATGGTGGAGCTGTAGCGGGCCCGGCGCGCCGGTTCCTCTCGGGGAGCAAGGGGTCACACCTCTGCCTGCGTCCTGCCTCCCCCGAAGTCATCAATCACGGCGATGCCCGTGCCGGCGAAGGTGCCCATCTGCCGCAGGCGATCGGCCGCCTCCGGAAGCGAGATCGTCTGCCGGACGAGCTGACGGGGATGGAGGCGGCCCGTCTCGATCATGTTGAAGAGGGCCGGATAGCGGTGGGCCTGCAGGCCGTGTGCGCCGCGCACCTCCAGCTCGTCGGCCACCACGCGGTCGAAGGGAATGGCGGTGCGTGCGTGCTCGTCCACCAGGAGGCCGACCTGGACGTGTCGCCCGTGCGTCCGCAGGTTCGCCACGGAGTTGCGGCACGTGTCCGGGCTGCCCAGGGCGTCGAGGGAGAGGTGGGCGCCGCCCTGGGTGGCCTCGCGGACGGCGGCGGCCACGTCCTCGGTGTCGTCGGCGTTGATCGTGCGGCGGGCCCCCACCTCGTCGGCGAGCGCGAGGGCCGGATCGGCAATGTCCACCGCGACGACCCGGGCGCCGGCGGCCCGGGCAATCATGACGGCCGACAGGCCCACGCCGCCGCACCCGTGGACGGCCACCCACTCGCCGCTGCGCACCGCTCCCTGGTCGACCACGGCCCGGAAGGCGGTGGCGAAGCGGCAGCCGAGGCTCGCCCCGGTGACCGCGTCGATCGACCCCGGAAGGCGGACCAGGTTCTCGTCGGCGTAGTCGATGGCCACAAATTCCGCGAAGGCGCCCGGGCCGGAAAACCCGGGCTGAAACTGGTCCGGGCACACCTGGTGTTGCCCGGCCCGGCATTGCTCGCAGGTGCCACAGCCGCCCACGAACGGCACCGTTACGCGCTCCCCCCCAGACCACTCCTCCACACGGTCCCCGACCGCCGTCACGATTCCCACGACCTCGTGCCCCGGCACGTTCGGCGGGGTGATCATCGGGTCGTGTCCCTTCCAGCCGTGCCAGTCGCTCCGGCACACCCCACACGCAAGCACCTCCAGCACGACGCCCCGCGGCGCAGGGGGGGGCCGTGAAACCGTCCGGAGCGTCAGGGGCGCGTCAAATTCGTCGTAGACGAGGGCCTTCATGGAAACAGGCCTTCATGGAAACAGCGGGACACGGCAAGGGAAGGACGGTCCGCTATACGGGAACGTGGGCGCCGTGATGCAGGCGGGGAACGACCGTTGGGGGAGGGGAGGGACAGCGAACCCCGAGACGCGCCTGGGCCAGTGGGCTGGGACGAGATGGGATACGGCGCCCGGCCGACCGCTTAGGACAACGAAAACAGCTGCAGGGACGAAAGGTACTGGCCGATGTGGTACAGGGAGGGGGTGCTCCGGTCCCGTTCCGCAATCCACTCCCGGGCTTCCGCTGGGGCATCGGTGGGAAGGAAAAGCGGAGCGGCCTCGGCCTGCCGAAACCGCTCGTTGAGGGCCTCCATCTCGGTTCGGGCAATCAGATCATCCTCGTGGACGACCGCGACGTACTCAACGCCGGCCGCCGCTACCTTTGGCATCCACTCCCGGACCAGCCACTCTATGCTAGAGCGTTGATGGGCCGTCACATTCCGTGCATCGACGATTAGTCCAGCCGCCGCGCGCGACCGCACAAACTCGAGAAGCTGGTTGGCGCCGTACCGAAACTCTTCTCCTGTGGGCTGTCCCTTCCAGCGAAACCGGACCGCGTTGATGTCAGCATCAACCTCCATTGAGTACAACCGGGATGTGCCGTGGGGGGAAGGCATGGCCGATCGGGGTCAACCTGTTCAGATGCCAGTGTGGACGGCCTCTTCCGTTGGAGCAACGGGGCAAGGGACGACAAAATGGGCCCCTCGCGGTGCCGACACGAAGGGAGCAGGCACAACGAAAATAAATTTGATGTACTTCAACACTGGAGTTATCGGGCACAACGCGGGGGTTTTAAACTCGGCGTTCCGGGCATCGGGTGGAGAATGGAGGACAGCCCCGGCCCCGGCGGGGGACGTGAAAAACTCCGAAACAGACACATGACGTGGAGACCCTACCCCGCTGGGTCCCGTTACTGGACAGCGTTTGGCCTGCGGGGCCGATCCGACCCCTGGCATCAGGGGGCGGAGGCACCGGTGGTGTGCGCGTAGGGTCCTGCCTCACAGATTGATTGTTTGTATGACCGACTCGCCTGTGTACTCCGCTCAAGACGCTCCCAACTCCGCCGAGGCGGAGGGGGCGACGTACCTCAAAACGTGCAGCCGGTGTGGGCAGCTGGTGCGGATGGCCCGGTCCGAGGATGGGACCTGGCGCTCTCTGGAGCCGGCGGCAGAGGGGGCCTCGTCCCAGCACCCCCACGAATGCGGGTCCGTCCCCAGGATCAGTCAGGACTGGAGCCTTCAGGACCTGACTCACCCACTCACCTGCCGGCTCGACTGCTGGTGGTGCGGGGAGGAGGTGTACCTACACACCGACGGCAGCGGCCCCTTCACGCTCTTCGACAACCTGAGCTGGCCGTGGCCGACCCACGACTGCTGGCATCAGCAGCGTGACGAGCGAGACCGGGCCCTCCTGAAGCTCGAAAGCGATCTTCGGGCCGGTGGGTACCAGGGGCAGGGCCGCCTGGTCAACCTCGCGCCCTCCTCCATTCCGGACGCAATTCCCCCGAAGGGCCGCAAGAACCCGCCGGTGCTTCAGATTCGCCTCTCGAGCACGGATCACCAGATGGTGGACCGGGCCGTCCGGCAGATCACCCAGTTCGTATCCGACCGCCAGCCCCGGGCGCCGGTCGCGGTGCCCCTTCCGGTCGGCAAGAAAGCCGCCGCGGACGAGCGCCAGGGCAGGACAAACGGACCGCCGAGCCGTGACGAGTCCTTCAGCCAGCACATCCACCACCGCGCGATTGAGATGTGGACGGCAGGGCCCAAGCTGGTCGCCCAGCTCGGCCAGGTGCAGCTGCCGGAGGCCGTAGACGTCACCGTCCGGCAGGCCAAAAGTTGATCTGCGGGAAACGATCCCACCTCGCCTCAACACGCCCGGTCCGCAAAAAGTTACCGTGTGTGGGCCGGGACGGCCGACGCGGAAGAGGCATCCGGTACATCTCCCGCTGCGCAGAGGAGGATGGACGCGCCTTGTGCCCAGTTCCCCGGTCAAGACCAAAAACAAGACCCAAAAAGAGGCCGGCCACAGGAAGAGGGAGGCACGCGCGCCCCAGAAGCCGCCTCGATCGAAAGCCCCCGATCAACCACCCCTGCTCGGCAATGAACGTTTTTCTCGATACAGAGACCACCGGCTCGGGGCCCCAGGATGCCGTGATCGAGCTTGGCGTCGTCGCGGCCCAGGGAGAGGTGCTCATTCACACCCTCGTGGCGCCCCTGGCGCCGGTGACCCGTGGGGCCCGGCGGGTGCACGGCATCACGGATGAGGAGCTGGCGGAGGCGCCCCCGTTCTCGACGGTTGCCGACCGGCTGGACACGGTCCTAGCCGACGCCGGGTGCGTATGGACCTTCGGGCCCACCTACGACCGGCGGATGCTGCTTCAGACCGCTGCCCTGGCCGAGTGCCCCGAAACCCACCGCCGGATTCAGGACAGCACGTGGCAGGATCTGCAGCCCGACGCCACCCGCGTCCTCGGAGACGCGGAACGGGTCGCGCTCACCGACGCGGCGACGCGCCTGGACGTATCAATTCCGACGGAGGGGCATCACCACCGCGCCCTCTACGACGCCAAACTTGCACGCCGGGTGTGGACGAGCGTCCGCCGCCCCGCCTCTGGTTGAGGGCGGCCTGCGGCCCCTGTCGGCGCGGTTTGAGGCGTGCAACCAGAGCGGCCCCAATCGCTTGAACAACTGCACGACGCGGAGGCCTCTTCGCGCTCCGGCAGCGGTTCGGCACCGACGCCCCTACGACCTCGACACTGTCCTTCACAACCCCACTGAACGCCATGGCTCGAAGCGTAAACAAAGTTGTCCTGATCGGCAACCTCGGGGACGATCCGGAGCTCCGATATACCGGCAGCGGGACGGCCGTCTGCAACATGAGTCTCGCCACCAACGAGTCCTACACCAACAGCGACGGGGAGGAGGTCCAGCAGACCGAATGGCACGACGTGGTGGCCTGGGGCCGCCTCGGAGAAGTGTGCAACGAGTACCTCGAAAGGGGCTCGCAGGTGTACTTCGAAGGAAAGATCGAGACCAACCAGTGGGAGGACCAGGACGGCAACACCCGCTACTCGACGGAA
This window encodes:
- a CDS encoding uS10/mL48 family ribosomal protein; translation: MTDSPVYSAQDAPNSAEAEGATYLKTCSRCGQLVRMARSEDGTWRSLEPAAEGASSQHPHECGSVPRISQDWSLQDLTHPLTCRLDCWWCGEEVYLHTDGSGPFTLFDNLSWPWPTHDCWHQQRDERDRALLKLESDLRAGGYQGQGRLVNLAPSSIPDAIPPKGRKNPPVLQIRLSSTDHQMVDRAVRQITQFVSDRQPRAPVAVPLPVGKKAAADERQGRTNGPPSRDESFSQHIHHRAIEMWTAGPKLVAQLGQVQLPEAVDVTVRQAKS
- a CDS encoding single-stranded DNA-binding protein, whose translation is MARSVNKVVLIGNLGDDPELRYTGSGTAVCNMSLATNESYTNSDGEEVQQTEWHDVVAWGRLGEVCNEYLERGSQVYFEGKIETNQWEDQDGNTRYSTEVKALEATFLGEGPGGAVPGGGQPAQGQSPAPSQRRAGGQGGGASGGGPPSQSGGDGQPGGDETFEPDDDLPF
- a CDS encoding 3'-5' exonuclease, which gives rise to MNVFLDTETTGSGPQDAVIELGVVAAQGEVLIHTLVAPLAPVTRGARRVHGITDEELAEAPPFSTVADRLDTVLADAGCVWTFGPTYDRRMLLQTAALAECPETHRRIQDSTWQDLQPDATRVLGDAERVALTDAATRLDVSIPTEGHHHRALYDAKLARRVWTSVRRPASG
- a CDS encoding zinc-dependent alcohol dehydrogenase family protein; amino-acid sequence: MKALVYDEFDAPLTLRTVSRPPPAPRGVVLEVLACGVCRSDWHGWKGHDPMITPPNVPGHEVVGIVTAVGDRVEEWSGGERVTVPFVGGCGTCEQCRAGQHQVCPDQFQPGFSGPGAFAEFVAIDYADENLVRLPGSIDAVTGASLGCRFATAFRAVVDQGAVRSGEWVAVHGCGGVGLSAVMIARAAGARVVAVDIADPALALADEVGARRTINADDTEDVAAAVREATQGGAHLSLDALGSPDTCRNSVANLRTHGRHVQVGLLVDEHARTAIPFDRVVADELEVRGAHGLQAHRYPALFNMIETGRLHPRQLVRQTISLPEAADRLRQMGTFAGTGIAVIDDFGGGRTQAEV